The following proteins come from a genomic window of Malus sylvestris chromosome 4, drMalSylv7.2, whole genome shotgun sequence:
- the LOC126617764 gene encoding probable xyloglucan galactosyltransferase GT19: MASSKSTLLITTSFLLFFFSSTTTTTIRLSSAQVPRNNLDPSQSDPDCTGRWIHIRRLPPAFNLDLLSNCSGYGLFDDFCPYLANHGLGQKTHNLSHSWYRTDPLMLELIFHRRMLEYPCLTSDPQSADAVYLPYYAGIDALRYLYGPDYNSSSEQGLNLFEFLTRDDPDLWNRNMGHDHFLVLARPALDFSQPLGNDPRVWGTSLLELPQFFNVTALTLEARAWPWQEHAVPYPSSFHPPNLSLLEAWVQRARRSRRTTLMMFAGGGGVGNNPNIRKSIRNECENNTIENNVTSNNNNLGMFGSGFAEYTRLCDFVDCSNGICEHDPIRFMRPMLQASFCLQPPGDTPTRRSTFDSIVAGCIPVFFESLSAKVQYGWHLPEDQYGDFSVFIPKEDVVYKETRVLDVLRSIPRARVRRMRERVLEMIPRVMYRRHGSSMGLRAKKDAFDLAIEGALKKIKSRVQVQPRGQAFAQ, translated from the coding sequence ATGGCCTCCTCCAAGTCCACTTTACTAATCACCAcctccttcctcctcttcttcttctcctccaccaccaccaccaccattcgaTTAAGCTCCGCCCAAGTACCCAGAAACAATCTCGACCCAAGTCAATCCGACCCCGACTGCACTGGCCGTTGGATCCACATCCGACGCCTCCCGCCGGCTTTCAACCTCGATCTCCTCTCCAACTGCTCCGGCTACGGTCTGTTCGACGACTTCTGCCCTTACTTGGCCAACCATGGCCTCGGCCAGAAAACCCATAATCTTTCTCACAGCTGGTACCGAACCGACCCCTTGATGCTCGAGCTTATTTTCCACCGTCGGATGCTCGAATACCCATGTCTCACCTCAGATCCCCAATCCGCCGACGCCGTCTACCTCCCTTACTATGCCGGCATCGACGCCCTCCGCTACCTCTACGGCCCCGATTACAATTCCAGCTCCGAGCAGGGCCTCAATTTGTTCGAATTTTTGACCCGGGACGACCCGGATTTGTGGAATCGGAATATGGGTCACGACCATTTCTTGGTTTTGGCCCGACCCGCTCTGGATTTCTCTCAGCCGCTGGGGAACGATCCGCGGGTGTGGGGAACTTCGCTGCTCGAATTGCCGCAGTTCTTTAATGTCACCGCTCTGACGTTGGAGGCGCGTGCCTGGCCGTGGCAGGAGCACGCTGTGCCTTATCCGTCGTCATTTCACCCGCCCAATTTGTCTTTATTAGAGGCGTGGGTGCAGCGGGCGAGGCGGTCCCGGCGGACAACGCTAATGATGTTCGCCGGCGGTGGCGGTGTCGGAAATAATCCGAACATTAGGAAGAGTATTAGGAACGAGTGTGAAAACAACACCATAGAAAACAATGTGACGTCAAACAACAACAATTTGGGGATGTTTGGAAGTGGGTTTGCTGAGTACACAAGGCTTTGTGACTTCGTGGATTGCTCCAATGGTATATGTGAGCATGACCCAATTAGGTTCATGAGGCCAATGTTGCAAGCTAGTTTTTGCTTGCAACCGCCGGGCGACACCCCGACCAGGCGGTCCACATTCGACAGCATTGTGGCCGGCTGCATCCCCGTATTCTTCGAGTCCTTGTCCGCCAAAGTGCAGTACGGGTGGCACTTGCCGGAGGATCAGTACGGAGATTTCTCGGTGTTTATACCCAAGGAGGATGTGGTGTACAAGGAgactagggttttggatgtGCTTAGGAGCATTCCTAGGGCTAGAGTGAGGAggatgagggagagagtgttGGAGATGATACCAAGAGTTATGTATAGAAGGCATGGAAGCTCAATGGGATTGAGAGCCAAGAAAGATGCTTTTGATCTTGCAATTGAGGGtgctttgaagaagattaaatcTAGGGTTCAAGTTCAACCTAGAGGTCAAGCTTTTGCTCAATGA
- the LOC126617765 gene encoding uncharacterized protein LOC126617765 produces the protein MTTQPGTNWTLLEDVALCTSWVQVTHDSITGNEMQLREMWSLIHTNYLEKMGGQRTKESMSSRWKLLSQSFSTWRDALAQASGNLRSGENLTDQELQAQAWYGAKTKSKNKTFTRFECWNIVKDCPKFRVVHVGPEVFMNSTPLHSTPEHASHDHDEDDEEVPETPPVEQASGSTRYPIRPQGKKASKRKGNASKNDYAKYMEDLARQGELNLAREMAKFEADKAREDAKAAAFERKFEADERERELLRQEREHRREERMAERDRDIMKEPLEGKSPDSKYFWKSEKADVLRRRRAREARARGDGPSTTREDYPSMTREDHPSTTNWLGDGYHPFTNP, from the exons atgactactcaaccaggtacgaattggacgcttcttgaagatgttgcgttgtgtactagttgggttcaagttactcatgattcgattacgggtaatgagatgcagttgcgagaaatgtggagtcttattcataccaattatcttgagaaaatgggtgggcaaagaactaaggaatcgatgtccagtcgttggaaattacttagtcaatcgtttagtacgtggagagacgccttggcacaagctagtggtaatcttcgaagtggggaaaatttaacggatcag gaacttcaagcacaagcttggtatggtgccaaaaccaaaagcaaaaacaaaacattcacccggtttgaatgttggaatattgtcaaagattgtcctaaatttagagttgtgcatgtcggtccagaagttttcatgaacagcacccctctacactctacaccTGAGCATGCCTCGCATGatcatgatgaagatgatgaagaagtgcctgaaacgccccccgttgaacaagcgtcggggtcaacccgttatccaattaggcctcaaggtaagaaggcttcaaagagaaaaggtaatgcttccaagaatgattatgcaaagtatatggaagatcttgcccgccaaggtgaattgaatttggcccgggaaatggctaaatttgaggctgataaggctagagaggatgcaaaagctgcagcttttgagagaaaatttgaagctgatgagagagaaagagaactacttcggcaagaaagggaacatagaagagaagaaagaatggctgaacgagatcgtgacattatgaaggagcctttagaagggaagtctccagactctaaatatttttggaagtcagAGAAAGCGGATGTGTtgcgaaggaggcgtgcaagagaagcgagagcaagaggagatggtcctagcaccacAAGAGAAGATTATCCTAGCAtgacaagagaagatcatcctagcaccacaaattggttaggtgatgGTTATCATCCATTCACgaacccataa